The region acgccgcgccgccccgatgagcggtggtggcaccggcacgccgccggcgctgatcctccacgccccgggcacccgcatgtccggcggggccAGGTACTCGGCCTCGTGCAGATGGCGGCGGCCAAAAccattcgccgccgcgccgtcgcctgggaagcgctcggccatcctTCTGAgctggagacggcgagaggaggAAAAGGGAGAAGTGGGCGCGTCGACGGTGTAGTGTGCGTGCGTATCTCCGACGCGCTAGTtctcggcttatataggcggaaGCGCCGCGCGGTAGGCTGGCCGGCGCGTTACGCGTGGCTGGAGACGTGGCGGCCGAGGGGACGCGCGTCGCCCtgacttcactgcgccgcccgtgaggtatcaatggaggctgaccgacgCGGCAGCGcgcgcagctttggcattgattcgccgcgggaaacgaggtgatgaggacgacgaagcggcgagagGGGAGCCGAGTCGCTGACACGGCTGGCCCACGGTGCTTTCGCGTCATAAAAGATTCGCTCGGCGCCCCCGAgcgacccccagcgcgccgggttcgggttagGTTCGCCGGCGCCAATTttagcccgagccggcgaaaaatggaTCCCTGggagcgcgactgggccgattttttggcaTCGGCGGCCGAAAAATCGTCTGGGTGGCTTTGTTGGGGGCACGGTTGAAAATGCTCTAAGTAACTAATAAATTAGATGGTCAAAATCTCACGGATGGCCAGCATAAAACTTGATTACCCGAAAATTGACATCTGAGCTGCCTTGTGCCATAGCATGCTCTTTGCATGTTGAGGTTCTATGTGTCGGAAAGAACCTCGTGTTTACATTTGTTCCGACCAGAGGTGGCACTCCTTTTCTTTTTATTGGCAATAAGGTCATTTTCAACACCGACCTTTAAATAGCCTGCTAACGTCCGGACAGAACTATTTGGACGCACTTTGCCATCCAACATACTCTCTCCGTCTCAAAATGAGTGTTTCAATTTTGAtgtaattttatactagagttagtataaagttgagacacttattttggaacggagggatctttaaaaaaaattgggacgaagggagtagatcTGTATTTGTCTGTGAAAGTGTTCGTGCCTGTAAATCGAAAATAAATCTAAGAAAATTCTGCGGAAGTCCGGACATCCTCTGTCTAATCAAAAGCCATCATGTACCTCTCTTCTCTCCGTCCGGATAACGGAAAGCCGATCCTGGGATTAGCTTTGGCGGAAGGTGATTAGCACGATGCTGCTAGTATGTTTGAAACTTGCGGAAGTATGGCTAGCATGCTATTAGTTTTGGTGGAAGGATGCTTCCAGGTTGGGATAGTTTGGCTAGCATGCATCTTTTTTTCTCGGTAATATTACCTGGCGAACGTTCGCCAAGAACACATGGCATTTTGAACGATTTTGACAACATTTTTAGTTGTATGTAGGTTGCAGTTTCTTCAGAGCGATTTGTCATTTCCTGGGATGGAAGTCTCGAAACTGTCATCTTCCCAGAAAATGCCATGTCACTATGAAGAAACAGCCACCCACATACAACTAAAAATGCCATGAAAATCGTTCGAAATGCCACCCGTTCATGGCAAATGTTCGCCAGAAATGAGGAAACAACTAGTTTGGTGGAAGGATAGAACTAGCATTCCATTAGTTTGAGACTTCCCCCGCNNNNNNNNNNNNNNNNNNNNNNNNNNNNNNNNNNNNNNNNNNNNNNNNNNNNNNNNNNNNNNNNNNNNNNNNNNNNNNNNNNNNNNNNNNNNNNNNNNNNNNNNNNNNNNNNNNNNNNNNNNNNNNNNNNNNNNNNNNNNNNNNNNNNNNNNNNNNNNNNNNNNNNNNNNNNNNNNNNGCTCCCTGGCCTTGGCATGGTGGCGGTTTTAGGGTTGGGCCGTGCGGACACTCTCGGGATCGTGCAAGCCCTAGCTTGGTGATGGCGGGTGCCGCGTCTGCGTCTGCGGCATTGGAGTACAAGGAACTTGAGGAGCCGACGAATGAACTGGGCATCATTGAGGAAGACATAGATGATCTGGTGTATGAGGACATTATATATGGCAGAACAAACCATGGAGGCACACTGGCTTGCGTTTGACAAAGTAATGTATGGGGATTTCTGGTTTTACAAGAATGTGAGGAATCGCATGGGTTCTTGCACAAGCTGTCAATTTCTGATCGTTGGGTAATAACCTTTACATCATGCAATTTTCTTGCCTTGAAGATTGGGATAAAGTCATGGGAGGAGGCCTCTGAACTTTTCGAGGGTAGCCAGTGTTGTTAGCTCCCTATGATGGCTTTACAAAGCCGTCTATGATTGATCTTAACACATTCAAGATATGGATTCAGTCTCATGATCTTccagacgattttggcccattgatGAGACATGGATATATATCACAAATTAAGCCTTACACATACAATAAAATTGCTTGGAAGGGGAAGGGACTAAGGAAGGCTGCATTCAGTCGTTCGTCGTGTTACAATTGGTCATGAAGGCTGTAGAACGTCTTAACACATAGATTTTCATCTGAGTCCATCTTTACGAGCGTACGTGCCCTTTCTTCCACCCCGCGCGTCACATCGCTTTCTTCCTGGCCTCCTTGGCGCGGCCCATTTTGCGGATACCGAGGGACATGCCGAGGACGTACCCATCGACGAGGGGCTCAGGCACCACGGAGAAGAGGAACCACAGGAGGGCGTGCGGCCAGTAGGGCGCGCACCGAGGCTCGTACCCAATGTAGCGCACGGCGGCGCGGGCATACGTCTCCGGTGACGGGGCAAACAGGGAGGCCTGCCTAATTGAGGCCATCTTCGTCGCCACGTACATGGGTACCTGCCCAAATAAGAGAGATTAATTCAGTTCGATGGATGAGCTGACACTGATAAGTGCATAACTCCTGATTATTACTGCCTTGGACTGACACTAATGAGTGCTCCTACCCCGTAAAAAAAATTGAGTGCGCCAACTGTTTCTACACGTCATGGTTCCAGTTTCTTGTTTTTTTAGTTGATTTCGGTTTCTTGTTGAACTATGCGAACTAACTTGTGCCACAATGAGAAAATCCATGTGTTCGTTGGGAGGGCCAGCAAAGACTTTTAACTGGTCGGGTGgtagatcacaaaaataccaaaatattatcatTTGTATTTTTCTAAATGCACCGGAGAGTCCCCTCTTCGAAAAAAAAAACACAAACAGGAACATCACGATGGCTGACATGCAAAATACGGAGATAACTGAAATGCAACAGCCCTCTACAAGAGTGATTAGCTAGTACTGTACCTGGCATTGCACATCGATGCCTTTGTTCTTATACTCCACATATAGGCTTCGCGAGAATTGATCAGCATATCTGAGAAATTGGAAACACATTAGTTTCATTACCTGTTCTCAGAAATAGTTGAGTTCAAACAACAGAAAACACTATCATTGTGCCTTGTGAGTGGGTATGTAACTTTCTTCCGAGCACGCACGCACACATACTTCTTGTgagttactccctctgtcccataatgtaggacgttttttgacactactgtagtgtcaaaaaacgtcttacattatgagacagagggagtagtatctaGTTATAATATGAACTTTTTGAAACAAATAAATGCATGTTGTATAATCTAGAGAAACCAGTGACCtgcaaacaaaaaatatagagaaaTGAAATATCATCTTTGTACTACCTATCCTAGTGTGTGCAATTTGTACCTTTACAGTTGCGAATGATGTAATCGCTTTGGTATCACTGTGTTACCCTATGGCAAGGGTCTGCAGATTTGAGCAAGGTCAAATTGCCATATTTTCTTTAAAGTAAAATTGTTGTATAAATCAAGGGTATAATTCACTCATTACTGGCCTCATTGGCATCAAAGTGCCAATGAATACTCAATTTTAGTATTTATCCATCTTTCTTACACCTGAGATGTGCCTTATTTAGAACGAAAACAATAAATATGAGGAAATTCAGCTGTGTTTACATTATGCTTATTATAGAGAAGTTTGGAGATAAAATCGGTGAGATAGAATTTTTAGTTCTAAGAATTCATGTAATTATTTTCCAATATATGTTACGTGGCTTCCGAGTCTAACCGTGGACTTGACATGTCGGGAAGGAGAAAAGTGGTTAATGGAACAAAATGTGAATAATAAATGCCATGATTGTGTGAAGATAAAGATAATTTCAAATCGGTTAACACTTGGCTTACTTGTGTGACACACTATCGTTACTGAGCACATATCAAGCAAATCAGATGAAACATGCTATTGATTCAAATGAAATGCCGGTTCCTACTTATGTATGATGTGATTTATGTTGATAACAAAAGGAACAAAAACCTAGAACGAGTGAACGACATCCTCCTCTTAACGGACTTCATAATCATGGTTCTTTTTAGGCGAATCACTTCGTAATCAAGGTTAAAATAATGCACTCTTTTTAAAGTTTGTGCGTTCATAtttaacacctatagcaagtatgAAACTAACTTCAAAAGTGGTGCCGAGCAGTACTCACGCCTTGGTGGCGGCGTAGACGGTGTAGAGCGGGGTGGACGGCATGATGGAGGCGGCGCCGGATCCGATGTTCACCACGGCGCCGCGCTTGCGCTCCACCATGCCAGGGAGCACGGCGTGCGTCACCCGGGTGACGGCCTCGACGTTGAGGCGTATCAGGTTCCTCCTGAGCTCCTCGTCCACCTCGTGGAAGTAGCGGGCATACGGGTAGCCGTGACCCGCATTGTTGACGAGCACGCCGACGTCGAGTCCCCGGATGGACTCCGCCAGCACGGCCACGTTAGCGGCGAGTCCGTCGGCGGCGAAGTCGATGACGAAGGTGCGCACCTCAGCGCCGGGGAACCTAGCGCTGACCTCTTTGGAGACCGCGGCGAGCTTCTCGGGGCTGCGGCCGACGAGGACGAGGccgagcccggcggcggcgagctcgaaggcgagcgcgcGGCCGATGCCGTCCGTGGCGCCCGTGACGACGGCCCATGCACCGTAGCGGCGGCGCAGCGGCTTGGCGGGACGGAGGAAGGCCGCGTAGAGCCACAGCGCAAGGCGCACCGCGGCGCGCGACGCGACGAGGAGGCCCACTGCCGCGAGCGCCTGCGCCCACGCCGGCTGCGCGCTTGCCCCGGCCATGCGATGTGAAGGAAGCGAACGCGGCCGCTACGGGTGAGACTGTTGGGCAGAGGGGAGGTGTGTAGCTCAAGCTGGGCGATGGTGCGGTCGACAGCCATGCATATATAGCCCCGGCAAGTGGATGATGGCTGGCTGCTTGCTGTGGAGTTTCGTGGGCTCGAGCGCCACTTGCTGGTGTTAACTTATAAATTAACTGATTATTTTTGTAAGCCATTAATAGAATATTGGAATCCTCGGAAGGATGACGGAATACATGCAGGGATTTCAAAGGCAATCCCATTCCCCCCCAAAAAGGCAATCCCATTCCCAGCTGCAGAAGTGATTATCAGCACATTTGTGGGAATATGATACATGTCATGCTCCgcaggttttttttttttttgccaaaATATTTTGTAGGAAAATTTCATAATGTATTATTTAACGTTTGTTCCAACAATCCCTAGGAGCGCCAACCGGTAGCACATTATCCATGTATCTAAGCATTCTCAGTGTATGACAGAGTAGGTTCTTAGAGTGGGCATGCAATGCATGCAGGTTGTGTGGGCGTTGAAAGTTGACGAGGCTCAAGAGTAAATTGGGTAGTCAAAATCTCACGGATGGCAGGCGTAGTAGTTGAAGTTGAATCCCCTGCTTCTGCTTTTGCGCCACACGAATTATGCAGCACGCTCTTTGCGTGCTGACGTTCTTGGTGTCAGAACGAAACACATGCGTCTCCCCCTACCAACCAACCAAACCAGTACATAATCGCCAAGCTATCACGAAAACATGTGCACAGAATAATACAATTAACGATACTCTTAACACTACCACGAACACCTTCCCAGTTCATATGAGAAGTAAACAAAAATGTACTACACAAATTACAAAACTCTTTTGAGGGGTCTCTCTCGTTTTCCGATAGCATAAAAAGTCATGAGATCTACACTATATAGGTCCAAACACCAGAAGATTTTCATTTCGAAAAAAACACCGGAAGATTTTGTACTGCTTCATTTTGCCTCTGGAGCAAAGCAAAGCCCCGTTTCTAGAACCAAAGCTATCTTCCCGCGCTCTTCTGCTTGCCTTTCTTCGGGTCCTTCTTGGAACTAGTCGATGCGCTGGCCTCTTCCTCCGCCTTTTGTTCAGCCTCCAGCACGGCCAGCTGAAAATGCGCACAGAATGAGTTGACATATAAATTCATAAAAAAGATTGATCAGATATATTGGAATCCCTTCAAGCAAAATACCTCATCGAGTATGGGTTTCAGTTCCTTGAATCgagtttcagcaagatcaaatccatCCTTGCGGAGCTCCTGGCATCGGGTGCGCAAAGATTAAATACAATATACAGCCTAGAATAGAATACTCGATAAGCAACGAAGGGCAACCTTTCCGGTGTGTTGAGTGTGCTCGTAGGCAGCCATTTGCCAGTACATATTTGTTCTCTTGTAGAAATCCCTCAGTGATTCTCCTGGCTTCAAACACAAAAATATGGgaatcaataaataaataatgatttggtTTCCAGTCTGCTGCAGGTAACAAGCAGCTGGCCAAAAATTGCTCCACGATAAACATCCGAAGGATGACTTCAGACACCACACCCATAGCCAGGAACAGATCCACAAAGAATAGAAGGAATAAATAATGCTAATCAATTGCAACATTACCGTTggtgtcctttgagaatcagaaagACCAAGGATGACCCTGATTTGTTCTATCCGGGCACGTTTCTCTTTTCTGCGCAATTTCTTACGTTCACCCTTCAGTAGAGCCACAGCACCGGACACAGCTACATTCTTCTCAGCCTCTTCATCGGACTACACAGGAAGAATAGAATTAATAACCAAACAATATGAGTGAAAACACTGATCACAAAGGAAAAGAAAGATAAACATCAGCATAAATCTCATAAAGTGAGAAACTCCACCATGGGACTAACCATGCGTACCTACTTCTTTTATAACCTCCAAATAGGGAGTAGGGCATTTTGAAggacgagctccatggagctccttttttaatttattttttccaaaagatCATATTTTGAAGTTCCAAAaaaattctggaaaaaatcatacaCGTTCATATGGATGTGTTTTACATGTGTGTAAAGTCTGACGATGAAATACATTATGGTGAGAGCTACACACAAAAAAATCGTGCAATATTTGTAATAGTGAACTGTGAGTGTACTGTTCACCATTTTCAAAATCAGAATTTTATCTTTTTTTTGTGTAGCTCTCACCATAATGTATATCATCTTCAAATTTTACACACATGTAGTATACATCCGTATGAATGTGTGTGATTTTTTTAGTATTTTTTGAAACTTCACAATGtgattttgaaatttttcaaaataaagagctccatggagctcgtccTCCATTTAGCATTTTTGTCAAATAGGTTAGTTTATCACAAAAAAGACTCTGCCGTTATCAACTACTTACAATTTCCTGTCATTATTGTACCAACCAAAAGCTACAAAAACAATAAATAATTACGGAGAACTGGCAGCTCAAGTTGACAGCTCAGGCAAGCATGCCAAACTGCCAGAGGCATTTTGGGTAACCCTGAGTGCAATAGTCAATACGAAATGAGCACTTTACCAACAGCCCAACTTTACTATAGTGTTCATGAATGATAACATATACCAACAAACTAAGGCTGGGGCCTCTGTAGTTCCAAATATTTCTGCCACAAAATATTATAATGTTGGATCTATGGAAAAATGCTCGCCTATGACGCTCTTAAAACATTGATTGCTATCCCTCAAGTGGAAAGTGTTGGTGGAACGGTTTCTCACCAGCTCGTCTATCATGCAGAATTTTAGCCTAACGCATATACTAACGTGTATTCTTGAAACAAAATAGGCTGGAAATTAGCAGCTCATCTGGTTTTTGGCAACAATTGTTGAAAACATCAAACTAAAATATTTTCCTTGTTTTACAAAAAGATAAAAAATCTTACAGGAAGTATATAGAACTGGCTAGAATCAGATTAATCAGTCACAACCCATGTCAAACTTAGCAAGATTTTAAGAAGTACGAGTATGACTGTAAGCAGGGGAAACCAAGTGGGTAATACTGTTCTCCTGAACATGTGCACAATATGAACCTTAAATCAAACTGCatacctcctcctcatcttcatctgtctcCATAGCATCATCTGCACTATCATCTtcatcgtcctcatcctcatcctcctcatcgtcatcatcggaCATTTCTAACCATTCGGACTCAGATGCCTGCACAAAAACGGAAATCAAAGGTGAGTTCTGATATTTTTGGGGGAATAATTATGAAACAACTAGCAGATAATTTGTTGCGTACTCCAATAAAAATGAACTATATCAGGGAAAGACAATCTTCAACTGACCGGTATGATACACTTCCACTCATCTAGTTTGCTAAGGTTAAGTGAATACAGATCATCAAGAGTAATTTCTCTATCTTTCACTTCCATCATTCCTCCATATAAGTATAGCGTATCTTTCCCTACAGCCATTGATGCATTGATACGACCAATGGGCTTAATTGCCTGTTATTACCAAAAAATAAAGTGAGCAACGGAAGTGTCATTCATCAAAGATGGTCTTTGAATAATTGTCCGGCATGGGAATTACCTCTGGAGTTGCTTCTTGTTCTGTTGAATCAGACATGACATCAGAGTTTTGGCTTGAGCCAACTTTGTTTAAGGTTAGACTCTTGGTCAAGTGATTAGAAACTCCACCGACTTCAGATTGAACATCAGTAGCTTCTTCCGAGCAGTCCATGGTATCATCATCCTCATTACCAATATTACTTTCTGAATCATTTGCTGTTTCCTTTCTTTTGATATCCTTTGTCTGTGCATGGTAAACCACTGTCAGCATAGTGTTATAATAATAACTAAATAAGCATTCAAGACAGCTAAATTTGCCATTTGCTAGGCAGAGATACAAACATCACTACATATTTAAGTTCAAAATTTGTGCACTTATGCACAACAGCTATACCCCATACCACAAAATTAGCTGTCTATCTCACAATTAATAAAAGGCATTTCTGCAGATTAATTGGTACAGTAGCTTTGTGCCTGATTTCTTAAAAAATGAGCTCCTGCTTGCGTAGGGTCTGACCACTTTGGTGCGCAGCCTGATTTCTTACAGATTATCAATTATAAACAGGATATGGCTGATCACATGATTACATTAATTTGAGGAATCACCTTATTTTTAGCAGGCTTGTCTTTCCTGAGCTCTAAAGGATACCTGAGACATCCAGGGAAAGCAATATATTCAACACACAAACAGAATGCAAAAACTACTAGGAACAACCTTTTCACATCTAGGCTTTACTGTTAACATTTAAACTAAGAATATGTGAACTGTAAGCCAGTAGAATGTATTTTATTTCAGAACTAAACCacgacaagtactccctccgtcccaaaataagtgactcaactttgtagtcaaagttgagtcacttattttgggacggagggagtattatggaACAGAGGGAATACTATATAATTTCCAGAATAGTTTAGTTATCTACAATCTAGATAACCACAAGAAGATTAAAGGGAAAGTTCAATCCAAGACATGATAGTTTATTGCTTCAATTCAATGATACTAAAAGTTGGCCAAGAGCAAAACATATGGTATGCCTGACTGTGGTATGTTGCTAACAGTAACATATTTTGTTGCAGCAGCTACAGTAATTTGCCGGACCAAGCTGACACATCCATTTTTCTTTTACTGGcatgtgcccatgcgttgcaacggatccaaagtagaatagt is a window of Triticum dicoccoides isolate Atlit2015 ecotype Zavitan chromosome 2B, WEW_v2.0, whole genome shotgun sequence DNA encoding:
- the LOC119367965 gene encoding very-long-chain 3-oxoacyl-CoA reductase 1-like; this encodes MAGASAQPAWAQALAAVGLLVASRAAVRLALWLYAAFLRPAKPLRRRYGAWAVVTGATDGIGRALAFELAAAGLGLVLVGRSPEKLAAVSKEVSARFPGAEVRTFVIDFAADGLAANVAVLAESIRGLDVGVLVNNAGHGYPYARYFHEVDEELRRNLIRLNVEAVTRVTHAVLPGMVERKRGAVVNIGSGAASIMPSTPLYTVYAATKAYADQFSRSLYVEYKNKGIDVQCQVPMYVATKMASIRQASLFAPSPETYARAAVRYIGYEPRCAPYWPHALLWFLFSVVPEPLVDGYVLGMSLGIRKMGRAKEARKKAM